The Granulicella sp. 5B5 nucleotide sequence ATAGATTTGCGTGGTGTCGAGCCGCGCATGGCCGAGCATCTCCTGGATGAAGCGAACGTCCGCTCCGCCCTCCAGCATCAGCGTCGCCATCGTGTGGCGGAAGAGATGGCAAGCGCCGCTCTTTCCGGTCTTCGCTTTGACTACATACGCCCGCACCGTCATGGTCAGCATGTCGCGGTTGATCTCTTCGCCAGTGTGCGCGAGGAAGAGCGTCCCATTGTCCGGCTCGGTGGAGAGCTGCGGGCGGGCCTCACGCACATACTTTTCGAGCCATGCGACGGCCCGGTCGCCGACCGGAACGAAGCGGTCTTTTTTGCCCTTGCCCAGACGGATGAGGATCGTCCCGCGTTCGGTGTCGAGGTCGTAGAGCTTTAGCGATATCACCTCCATGCGGCGCATCCCGGTTGAGTACAGCACCTCTAAGATCGCCCGGTCGCGCAGGCCGATGGGATCGTGGATGTCGGGCTGCTGCAAGACCTGCTCGGCCTCCTGAGCGGTCAGCACATGGCGGGGTAGACGATGCGGAAGGCGGGGCAGCTCCAGCTCCGACGCCGGATTATGAAGGATGTGATTCTGTCGCGTTAGCCACTTGAACCACGACCGCAGAGCAACCAGCTTCGCGTGCTGCGAACGGAAGCTCAGGGGCTCGCCGTCGCGTTTGCGCTGATGGAAGAGATGGCGCTGATACCGCTCCAGCACAGGCCGCGTCACTTCGACCGGCTCGGTCAGCCCACGCTCGGCGCACCACTCCAGGAAGTAACGGACATGGAGATGCTGGTTGCGGATGGTGTTCTCCGA carries:
- the xerC gene encoding site-specific tyrosine recombinase XerC; protein product: MPPTQLAALLNEHVAALRVRDYSENTIRNQHLHVRYFLEWCAERGLTEPVEVTRPVLERYQRHLFHQRKRDGEPLSFRSQHAKLVALRSWFKWLTRQNHILHNPASELELPRLPHRLPRHVLTAQEAEQVLQQPDIHDPIGLRDRAILEVLYSTGMRRMEVISLKLYDLDTERGTILIRLGKGKKDRFVPVGDRAVAWLEKYVREARPQLSTEPDNGTLFLAHTGEEINRDMLTMTVRAYVVKAKTGKSGACHLFRHTMATLMLEGGADVRFIQEMLGHARLDTTQIYTRVSIRMLKQIHSASHPAAMLRANDHEDGEAMLVQSHMWPGDPAPTAEELFAALDSEDDDENA